One Corynebacterium tuberculostearicum DNA window includes the following coding sequences:
- the wzm gene encoding galactan export ABC transporter permease subunit Wzm/RfbD: protein MTSQPDGEATPASQSETLKAAFADLAQGAQQRELWFKLGIQDIKQRYRRSVLGPFWITIATGVMALALGLLYSMLFQIPVAEFLPHVTVGLIMWTFISGCIKEGSTVFIDNEGLIKQLPAPLSVHVYRLVWRQTLFLGHNLIIWLLLILIFPRNLGWEFFLFLPGLALLLVNGVWVTMFFGIIATRFRDVAPLLEALTQLLFYVTPIVWMTNTLKDQGGAVSSRARIAEINPLYHYLEIVRAPMIGEPVAAYHWWIVIGCTVLGLLIAGLVMRKWRFRVSYWV, encoded by the coding sequence ATGACCTCCCAGCCAGACGGCGAGGCCACCCCAGCGTCCCAGTCCGAGACCCTCAAGGCCGCCTTCGCGGACCTGGCGCAGGGTGCACAGCAGCGCGAGCTGTGGTTCAAACTGGGCATTCAAGATATTAAGCAGCGCTACCGCCGCTCTGTCCTGGGCCCGTTTTGGATCACCATCGCCACCGGCGTGATGGCCCTTGCCTTGGGCCTGTTGTATTCCATGCTCTTCCAGATTCCCGTCGCGGAGTTCCTCCCCCACGTCACCGTGGGCCTTATTATGTGGACCTTCATTTCGGGCTGCATCAAAGAAGGCTCCACGGTCTTCATTGACAACGAGGGCTTAATTAAACAGCTCCCCGCCCCGCTTTCGGTGCACGTTTACCGCTTGGTGTGGCGCCAGACGCTGTTTTTGGGCCATAACCTCATCATCTGGTTGCTGCTTATCCTTATCTTCCCGCGCAACTTGGGGTGGGAGTTCTTCCTCTTCCTCCCAGGTCTGGCCTTGTTGTTGGTCAACGGCGTGTGGGTCACGATGTTCTTTGGCATCATCGCTACCCGCTTCCGTGACGTCGCTCCACTGCTAGAAGCACTGACCCAGCTGCTGTTTTACGTCACCCCGATTGTGTGGATGACCAATACCTTGAAGGACCAGGGCGGGGCGGTGTCCAGCCGCGCCCGCATCGCGGAAATCAACCCGCTCTACCACTACCTAGAAATCGTCCGTGCGCCCATGATCGGTGAGCCGGTGGCCGCCTACCACTGGTGGATCGTCATCGGCTGCACGGTTCTCGGCCTGCTCATCGCCGGCTTGGTCATGCGCAAGTGGCGCTTCCGCGTCAGCTACTGGGTTTAA
- the wzt gene encoding galactan export ABC transporter ATP-binding subunit Wzt/RfbE: protein MVSIDTYNACVDFPIFDAKSRSLKKAMLSSAGGAIGKNAQNTVVVEALKDINLHLREGDRVGLVGHNGAGKSTLLRLLSGIYEPTRGSADVRGRVAPVFDLGVGMDPEVSGYDNIIIRGLFLGQSIKQMKKKMDEIAEFSELGDYLSMPLRTYSTGMRVRLALGVVTSIEPEILLLDEGIGAVDAAFMAKARVRLQELVKRSGILVFASHSNDFLAQLCNTALWIDHGEIRSVGEVSDVVGEYEGPEVGEYVRDLRERFENEDTNDS from the coding sequence ATGGTCTCGATTGATACGTATAACGCGTGCGTGGACTTTCCTATCTTTGATGCCAAATCCCGCTCGCTCAAGAAGGCCATGCTTTCTTCCGCCGGCGGCGCCATTGGCAAAAATGCCCAGAACACCGTCGTGGTGGAGGCGCTAAAGGATATTAACCTGCACCTGCGCGAGGGCGACCGCGTGGGTTTGGTGGGCCATAACGGCGCCGGCAAGTCCACCTTGCTGCGCCTTTTGTCTGGCATTTATGAACCAACCCGTGGTTCTGCCGATGTGCGCGGCCGCGTGGCCCCCGTCTTTGATTTGGGCGTAGGCATGGACCCAGAGGTCTCTGGCTACGACAACATCATTATCCGTGGCCTCTTTTTGGGCCAGTCCATCAAGCAGATGAAGAAAAAGATGGATGAGATTGCGGAGTTTTCTGAACTCGGCGATTATCTCTCCATGCCGCTGCGCACCTATTCCACCGGTATGCGCGTGCGCTTGGCGCTCGGCGTGGTGACATCCATTGAGCCGGAAATCTTGCTGTTGGATGAGGGCATCGGCGCCGTCGACGCCGCTTTCATGGCCAAGGCCCGTGTGCGCCTGCAAGAGCTGGTGAAGCGCTCCGGCATCCTGGTCTTTGCCTCCCACTCCAATGACTTCTTGGCGCAGCTGTGCAATACCGCGCTGTGGATCGACCATGGCGAGATCCGCTCGGTGGGCGAAGTTTCTGACGTTGTCGGTGAATACGAAGGCCCTGAGGTGGGCGAGTACGTGCGCGACCTGCGCGAGCGTTTTGAAAATGAGGATACGAACGACAGCTAG